From Sardina pilchardus chromosome 9, fSarPil1.1, whole genome shotgun sequence, a single genomic window includes:
- the mmel1 gene encoding membrane metallo-endopeptidase-like 1 isoform X1 — protein MGKSESQMDIMEKSAKPGKHRWSAAEIGLSVLLLLVSCALVGLIVLYTAAVRERSDRTVSKGKVTEGLMYRSSVNSICTTSDCVTAAARLLQNMDSQTEPCQNFYQYACGGWQERHVIPETSSHHSVFDILRGDLEIVLKGVLETQQEQDREAFRKVKLLYSSCMNESLIEQRDSQPLLKLIESVGDWPVASDDWNSTAEDSWSLEDTLATLITRFHKKALFDMFVWTDDQDSSRHILHIDQPGLGMPSREYYFNDGNYKRVREAYQQFMVTMASIAREDRNLTQDDEHVWEEMMQVMELERDIANATTPPEERQDITVLYNKMTLTELQENFSLNGFNWTRFIQGVMSSVSITVHQEEEVVVYGVPYLERLTDVLSKHDRRTLQNFLTWHLVIERVGGLSRRFKDARAHYRKVLFGTTVEEARWRDCVRYVQGSMVNAVGALYVREAFDGDSKRMVSDLIRMMQAAYMDTLEELNWMDAASKEKAREKVLAIKEQIGYPDHILEKNNQKLDEEYAHLNFSENYFENILQNLQAGSKKSLKKLREPVDPHMWIIGAAEVNAFYSPNRNQIVFPAGILQPPFFSKSQLQALNFGGIGMVIGHEIIHGFDDHGRNFDKDGNMYNWWSNYSAEHFKEQSQCMVHQYGNFNWKLAGGQNVSGISTLGENIADNGGIRQAYKAYLKWVEKEGEEPRLPGLDLDHKQLFFLNFAQVWCGAYRPEFASQSIKTDSHSPLEYRVLGSLQNFEAFSEAFQCKRGAPMNPEVKCRVW, from the exons AAAGGTCAGACCGAACTGTATCCAAGGGCAAGGTCACTGAAG GGCTAATGTACCGTTCCAGTGTCAACAGCATATGCACCACTTCAGACTGTGTCACAGCAG CGGCCAGGCTGCTCCAGAACATGGATTCGCAGACGGAGCCTTGTCAGAACTTCTACCAGTACGCCTGCGGGGGTTGGCAGGAGAGGCACGTGATCCCCGAGACCAGCTCCCACCACAGCGTCTTCGACATCCTTCGCGGGGACCTGGAGATCGTGCTCAAGG GAGTGCTGGAGACGCAGCAGGAACAAGACCGGGAGGCTTTCAGGAAAGTCAAGCTGCTTTACAGCTCATGCATGaatgaga GTCTGATTGAGCAACGCGACTCCCAGCCGTTGCTGAAGCTCATCGAGAGCGTTGGAGACTGGCCAGTGGCCTCAGACGACTGGAACAGCACAGCAG AAGATTCCTGGAGCCTGGAAGACACTCTCGCTACCCTTATAACCCGGTTTCACAAAAAGGCTCTGTTCGACATGTTTGTGTGGACAGATGATCAAGACTCCAGTCGTCACATCTTACAC ATCGATCAACCTGGATTGGGGATGCCATCCAGAGAATATTACTTCAATGATGGAAACTACAAAAGG GTGAGAGAGGCCTATCAGCAGTTCATGGTTACCATGGCGAGTATTGCCCGTGAGGACAGGAACCTGACCCAGGACGACGAGCATGTGTGGGAGGAGATGATGCAGGTcatggagctggagagagacatCGCCAAT GCCACTACCCCACCTGAGGAACGTCAGGACATCACAGTATTATACAACAAGATGACCCTCACTGAGCTGCAGGAGAACTTCAGCCTCAAT GGCTTCAACTGGACACGCTTTATTCAAGGGGTCATGTCCAGTGTGTCCATAACAGTGCaccaggaagaggaggtggtggtctACGGAGTCCCCTACTTGGAGAGGCTGACCGATGTCCTCTCTAAACATGACCGCAG GACTCTGCAGAATTTTCTCACCTGGCACTTAGTTATTGAGAGAGTTGGTGGTCTGAGCCGACGCTTCAAAGACGCTCGAGCACATTACAGAAAG GTGTTGTTTGGCACCACGGTGGAAGAGGCTCGCTGGCGCGACTGCGTGCGGTACGTCCAAGGAAGCATGGTGAACGCCGTGGGTGCCCTCTACGTACGGGAGGCCTTCGACGGAGACAGCAAGCGCATG GTCAGCGACCTCATCCGAATGATGCAGGCTGCATATATGGACACGCTGGAGGAGTTGAACTGGATGGATGCTGCATCAAAGGAAAAGGCTCGAGAGAAG GTGTTGGCAATCAAGGAACAGATTGGCTACCCTGACCACATCCTGGAAAAAAACAACCAGAAATTGGATGAGGAGTATGCCCAT CTGAACTTCAGTGAAAACTACTTTGAGAACATTCTGCAGAACCTGCAAGCCGGGTCCAAGAAGAGTTTAAAGAAGCTCAGGGAGCCAGTGGACCCACACAT GTGGATCATTGGCGCGGCTGAAGTGAATGCTTTCTACTCTCCAAACAGAAACCAAATAG TTTTTCCTGCTGGAATTCTGCAGCCCCCGTTCTTCAGCAAAAGTCAGCTCCAGGCTCTCAACTTCGGTGGAATTGGAATGGTGATCGGGCACGAAATTATTCATGGCTTTGATGACCATG GTCGTAACTTTGACAAGGATGGGAACATGTACAATTGGTGGAGTAACTACTCCGCAGAGCACTTTAAGGAGCAGTCTCAGTGCATGGTGCACCAGTACGGAAACTTCAACTGGAAGTTGGCCGGAGGACAAAAC GTTAGTGGCATAAGTACCCTTGGGGAGAATATTGCTGACAATGGAGGAATTCGTCAAGCGTATAAG GCGTACCTTAAATGGgttgagaaagaaggagaggagccTCGACTGCCTGGTCTTGACCTGGACCACAAACAGCTCTTCTTCCTCAACTTTGCTCAG gtGTGGTGCGGTGCCTATAGGCCTGAATTTGCCAGCCAGTCGATCAAGACAGATTCTCACAGCCCTCTGGAGTACAG GGTTCTGGGGTCCCTGCAGAATTTCGAGGCCTTCTCCGAGGCATTCCAGTGCAAAAGAGGTGCACCCATGAACCCGGAAGTGAAATGCAGAGTGTGGTAG
- the mmel1 gene encoding membrane metallo-endopeptidase-like 1 isoform X2 yields MGKSESQMDIMEKSAKPGKHRWSAAEIGLSVLLLLVSCALVGLIVLYTAAVRERSDRTVSKGKVTEGLMYRSSVNSICTTSDCVTAAARLLQNMDSQTEPCQNFYQYACGGWQERHVIPETSSHHSVFDILRGDLEIVLKGVLETQQEQDREAFRKVKLLYSSCMNESLIEQRDSQPLLKLIESVGDWPVASDDWNSTADSWSLEDTLATLITRFHKKALFDMFVWTDDQDSSRHILHIDQPGLGMPSREYYFNDGNYKRVREAYQQFMVTMASIAREDRNLTQDDEHVWEEMMQVMELERDIANATTPPEERQDITVLYNKMTLTELQENFSLNGFNWTRFIQGVMSSVSITVHQEEEVVVYGVPYLERLTDVLSKHDRRTLQNFLTWHLVIERVGGLSRRFKDARAHYRKVLFGTTVEEARWRDCVRYVQGSMVNAVGALYVREAFDGDSKRMVSDLIRMMQAAYMDTLEELNWMDAASKEKAREKVLAIKEQIGYPDHILEKNNQKLDEEYAHLNFSENYFENILQNLQAGSKKSLKKLREPVDPHMWIIGAAEVNAFYSPNRNQIVFPAGILQPPFFSKSQLQALNFGGIGMVIGHEIIHGFDDHGRNFDKDGNMYNWWSNYSAEHFKEQSQCMVHQYGNFNWKLAGGQNVSGISTLGENIADNGGIRQAYKAYLKWVEKEGEEPRLPGLDLDHKQLFFLNFAQVWCGAYRPEFASQSIKTDSHSPLEYRVLGSLQNFEAFSEAFQCKRGAPMNPEVKCRVW; encoded by the exons AAAGGTCAGACCGAACTGTATCCAAGGGCAAGGTCACTGAAG GGCTAATGTACCGTTCCAGTGTCAACAGCATATGCACCACTTCAGACTGTGTCACAGCAG CGGCCAGGCTGCTCCAGAACATGGATTCGCAGACGGAGCCTTGTCAGAACTTCTACCAGTACGCCTGCGGGGGTTGGCAGGAGAGGCACGTGATCCCCGAGACCAGCTCCCACCACAGCGTCTTCGACATCCTTCGCGGGGACCTGGAGATCGTGCTCAAGG GAGTGCTGGAGACGCAGCAGGAACAAGACCGGGAGGCTTTCAGGAAAGTCAAGCTGCTTTACAGCTCATGCATGaatgaga GTCTGATTGAGCAACGCGACTCCCAGCCGTTGCTGAAGCTCATCGAGAGCGTTGGAGACTGGCCAGTGGCCTCAGACGACTGGAACAGCACAGCAG ATTCCTGGAGCCTGGAAGACACTCTCGCTACCCTTATAACCCGGTTTCACAAAAAGGCTCTGTTCGACATGTTTGTGTGGACAGATGATCAAGACTCCAGTCGTCACATCTTACAC ATCGATCAACCTGGATTGGGGATGCCATCCAGAGAATATTACTTCAATGATGGAAACTACAAAAGG GTGAGAGAGGCCTATCAGCAGTTCATGGTTACCATGGCGAGTATTGCCCGTGAGGACAGGAACCTGACCCAGGACGACGAGCATGTGTGGGAGGAGATGATGCAGGTcatggagctggagagagacatCGCCAAT GCCACTACCCCACCTGAGGAACGTCAGGACATCACAGTATTATACAACAAGATGACCCTCACTGAGCTGCAGGAGAACTTCAGCCTCAAT GGCTTCAACTGGACACGCTTTATTCAAGGGGTCATGTCCAGTGTGTCCATAACAGTGCaccaggaagaggaggtggtggtctACGGAGTCCCCTACTTGGAGAGGCTGACCGATGTCCTCTCTAAACATGACCGCAG GACTCTGCAGAATTTTCTCACCTGGCACTTAGTTATTGAGAGAGTTGGTGGTCTGAGCCGACGCTTCAAAGACGCTCGAGCACATTACAGAAAG GTGTTGTTTGGCACCACGGTGGAAGAGGCTCGCTGGCGCGACTGCGTGCGGTACGTCCAAGGAAGCATGGTGAACGCCGTGGGTGCCCTCTACGTACGGGAGGCCTTCGACGGAGACAGCAAGCGCATG GTCAGCGACCTCATCCGAATGATGCAGGCTGCATATATGGACACGCTGGAGGAGTTGAACTGGATGGATGCTGCATCAAAGGAAAAGGCTCGAGAGAAG GTGTTGGCAATCAAGGAACAGATTGGCTACCCTGACCACATCCTGGAAAAAAACAACCAGAAATTGGATGAGGAGTATGCCCAT CTGAACTTCAGTGAAAACTACTTTGAGAACATTCTGCAGAACCTGCAAGCCGGGTCCAAGAAGAGTTTAAAGAAGCTCAGGGAGCCAGTGGACCCACACAT GTGGATCATTGGCGCGGCTGAAGTGAATGCTTTCTACTCTCCAAACAGAAACCAAATAG TTTTTCCTGCTGGAATTCTGCAGCCCCCGTTCTTCAGCAAAAGTCAGCTCCAGGCTCTCAACTTCGGTGGAATTGGAATGGTGATCGGGCACGAAATTATTCATGGCTTTGATGACCATG GTCGTAACTTTGACAAGGATGGGAACATGTACAATTGGTGGAGTAACTACTCCGCAGAGCACTTTAAGGAGCAGTCTCAGTGCATGGTGCACCAGTACGGAAACTTCAACTGGAAGTTGGCCGGAGGACAAAAC GTTAGTGGCATAAGTACCCTTGGGGAGAATATTGCTGACAATGGAGGAATTCGTCAAGCGTATAAG GCGTACCTTAAATGGgttgagaaagaaggagaggagccTCGACTGCCTGGTCTTGACCTGGACCACAAACAGCTCTTCTTCCTCAACTTTGCTCAG gtGTGGTGCGGTGCCTATAGGCCTGAATTTGCCAGCCAGTCGATCAAGACAGATTCTCACAGCCCTCTGGAGTACAG GGTTCTGGGGTCCCTGCAGAATTTCGAGGCCTTCTCCGAGGCATTCCAGTGCAAAAGAGGTGCACCCATGAACCCGGAAGTGAAATGCAGAGTGTGGTAG